A single window of Syntrophotalea acetylenica DNA harbors:
- a CDS encoding MFS transporter, with product MHDSVEKRSPSSLRRARFGWCMYDWANSAFATVILAAVLPVYFVSLVPPQGVVLPIIGGPLTPTALWSYAVAGSMILVALAAPGLGALADRTGRRKLWLALLSVAGSFATCLLALAGPERYLLAAGLFMLANACFAAANVFYNAFLPALAQGREMDRLSAQGFALGYIGGGLMLLLTFVLIRSPGLVGLTSPAQATRLGFFLTGLWWLLFSLPTFLFLREDMVPPTRSNAGFQLGLRSWWNVWKELLNYPDLLRFLLAYLFFNDGIQTIIAVAAIFGKDELGLGTTTILACFLMIQFIAMPGSLLFSRIANRHGAKNAVLLSLLCFLGITLYAFRMQQAWQFWVMGVAVALILGGSQAISRSLYGSLLPAGKYAEFYSFYAVSGKFASILGPFSFGLLAQLTGSNRLAILGLGLFFLAGIVLLLTVNVSRGRQAALEARI from the coding sequence ATGCACGATTCCGTGGAAAAAAGATCCCCCTCATCGCTGCGCCGGGCGCGGTTTGGCTGGTGCATGTACGATTGGGCCAACTCGGCTTTTGCAACCGTTATTTTAGCGGCGGTACTGCCGGTCTATTTCGTATCGCTGGTGCCGCCGCAGGGGGTTGTGCTACCGATTATCGGCGGACCTCTGACCCCCACCGCGCTGTGGAGTTACGCCGTAGCCGGGTCCATGATACTGGTGGCCCTCGCCGCCCCCGGCCTCGGCGCCCTGGCGGACCGCACCGGACGGCGCAAACTGTGGCTGGCCCTTCTCAGCGTCGCGGGAAGCTTCGCCACCTGCCTGCTGGCTTTGGCCGGGCCTGAACGCTACCTGCTGGCGGCTGGTCTGTTCATGCTCGCCAATGCCTGTTTTGCCGCCGCCAACGTTTTCTATAACGCTTTCCTTCCGGCGCTGGCGCAGGGACGGGAGATGGACCGCCTGTCCGCGCAGGGCTTCGCCCTGGGCTATATCGGCGGCGGACTGATGCTGCTTCTGACCTTTGTTCTGATCCGTTCTCCCGGCCTGGTCGGACTGACATCCCCGGCCCAGGCCACACGGCTGGGGTTCTTCCTGACAGGTTTGTGGTGGCTGCTTTTTTCCCTGCCGACTTTTCTGTTCCTGCGGGAAGATATGGTCCCCCCGACCAGAAGCAATGCAGGTTTTCAGCTGGGTTTGCGCAGTTGGTGGAACGTCTGGAAAGAACTGCTGAACTATCCGGACCTGCTGCGCTTTCTGTTGGCTTATCTGTTTTTTAACGACGGCATTCAGACCATTATCGCGGTGGCCGCGATCTTCGGCAAGGACGAGTTGGGTCTGGGAACCACCACCATCCTCGCCTGTTTTCTCATGATTCAGTTTATCGCCATGCCCGGATCCCTGCTGTTCAGCCGGATAGCGAACCGCCACGGCGCCAAAAATGCCGTGCTGCTGTCGCTGCTCTGCTTTCTGGGGATAACACTTTATGCGTTTCGCATGCAGCAAGCCTGGCAATTCTGGGTGATGGGAGTGGCGGTTGCTCTGATACTCGGCGGTAGCCAGGCCATCAGCCGCTCTCTGTACGGCAGCCTGCTTCCTGCAGGCAAATACGCGGAATTTTACAGTTTTTATGCCGTAAGCGGTAAATTTGCCTCGATCCTCGGACCTTTTTCCTTCGGACTGCTGGCGCAGTTGACCGGATCAAACCGCCTGGCGATTCTCGGTCTGGGACTTTTCTTCCTGGCGGGCATCGTCCTGTTGCTTACCGTCAACGTCTCTCGCGGACGTCAGGCCGCTTTGGAGGCAAGAATATGA
- a CDS encoding glycerophosphodiester phosphodiesterase, whose translation MNTRYFDAPLPRLFGHRGSCAEFPENTLPAFADAVAAGMPYLELDIHATADAQAVVLHDASLLRTCGVDRNVAELTLAEVQSCDAGATFSPDGGRSFPHRDRGIRISTLEEILRTFPDALFNIELKQDSDTLVKAALEIIRRTGMEDRVLLAAEKDAVMCRLRPSCTARGIPTSFCYGELVAFFDWLQGGCKTDYAPPAEALQIPETYQGLRLVTPQTVAAAHALGIEVHVWTVNEAADMLRLLGLGVDGLMSDRPWLLRKTCMNNLTGGD comes from the coding sequence ATGAATACCCGCTATTTCGATGCCCCTCTGCCCCGCCTCTTCGGCCACCGGGGCAGCTGTGCCGAATTCCCCGAGAACACCCTGCCCGCTTTCGCCGATGCCGTCGCCGCAGGCATGCCCTACCTGGAACTCGATATTCACGCCACGGCCGACGCACAGGCTGTGGTTCTGCACGATGCCTCGCTGCTGCGCACCTGCGGCGTGGATCGCAACGTCGCCGAGCTGACGCTGGCCGAGGTGCAAAGCTGCGATGCCGGCGCCACTTTCAGCCCGGACGGTGGCCGCAGTTTTCCACATCGCGACCGGGGAATCCGTATTTCCACCCTGGAAGAAATCCTGCGCACTTTTCCCGATGCTCTGTTCAACATCGAACTGAAGCAGGATTCCGACACCCTGGTGAAGGCAGCTCTGGAGATTATCCGCCGCACGGGGATGGAAGACCGGGTTTTACTGGCGGCGGAAAAGGATGCGGTCATGTGCCGCCTGCGACCTTCATGCACTGCTCGGGGCATTCCCACCAGTTTCTGTTACGGGGAACTGGTCGCCTTTTTCGACTGGCTGCAGGGCGGCTGCAAAACGGATTATGCTCCCCCGGCCGAGGCGCTGCAGATCCCCGAAACCTACCAGGGCCTGCGGCTGGTCACGCCACAGACCGTTGCGGCCGCCCATGCTCTCGGCATCGAGGTCCACGTATGGACCGTCAACGAGGCCGCCGATATGCTGCGCCTGCTCGGGCTGGGCGTGGATGGATTGATGAGCGACCGTCCCTGGTTGTTGCGAAAGACCTGCATGAACAACCTCACAGGTGGCGATTAA
- a CDS encoding rubredoxin-like domain-containing protein: MPAKTWQCTVCGLKHEGEAAPKYCPKCGVDSSKFIRSK, translated from the coding sequence ATGCCTGCAAAAACCTGGCAATGCACCGTCTGTGGCCTCAAGCACGAGGGTGAAGCGGCCCCCAAATACTGTCCCAAATGCGGCGTTGACAGCAGCAAATTCATTCGTTCCAAATAG
- the mtaB gene encoding tRNA (N(6)-L-threonylcarbamoyladenosine(37)-C(2))-methylthiotransferase MtaB, with translation MNDSFAIVTLGCKTNQFESAAMAEQLERAGYRRIDFAAGAQLVIVNTCTVTAATDSQSRNLIRRARRLNPACRVVVTGCYAQVAPGDLENLPGVDLVLGNEEKVDLVRRIDVPGPRVQVGDIRQARGVPLDLDSFGSRSRAFVQIQNGCDAFCSYCIIPHARGSSRSASPEQVVGQVSRFCAAGFPEVVLTGIHIGGYGRDLRRPMTLADLVRRLLDETPVRRLRLGSIEPQEVSDNLIGLVADCDRLCPHFHIPLQAGDDGVLKAMNRHYSVAFFRELIRRLKTRIPDAAVGLDVITGFPGESAGAFGRTLALVEELPVTHLHVFPFSRRPGTPAASMKAQVSGAVARQRAALLRELGEEKQSRFAQGFVGRHLEVVLEGCNDGVRNGLSPHYLPVSFTGGSGGERCLTLRIDASRGGVLLAALPD, from the coding sequence ATGAACGACAGTTTCGCCATTGTCACCCTGGGGTGCAAGACCAACCAGTTCGAATCCGCGGCCATGGCCGAGCAGTTGGAGCGGGCAGGCTACCGGAGGATCGATTTTGCTGCCGGCGCGCAGCTGGTGATCGTCAACACCTGTACTGTAACCGCGGCTACCGACAGCCAGTCGCGTAATCTGATCCGGCGGGCGCGGCGCCTCAATCCGGCATGCCGGGTCGTGGTCACCGGCTGTTATGCCCAGGTCGCTCCCGGTGACCTGGAAAATCTGCCAGGTGTCGATCTGGTGCTGGGCAACGAGGAGAAGGTCGATCTGGTCCGCAGGATCGACGTTCCGGGACCAAGGGTGCAGGTTGGGGATATCCGCCAGGCGCGAGGCGTACCCCTTGATCTGGACTCCTTCGGTAGCCGCAGCCGCGCCTTTGTGCAGATTCAGAACGGTTGTGACGCCTTCTGTTCCTATTGCATCATTCCGCATGCCCGCGGCTCCAGCCGCTCCGCCAGCCCCGAACAGGTGGTTGGGCAGGTCTCCAGATTCTGTGCCGCCGGTTTCCCGGAGGTTGTGCTGACCGGCATTCACATAGGTGGATACGGACGGGATCTGCGCCGACCCATGACTCTTGCCGACCTGGTCCGGCGCTTGCTCGACGAGACGCCGGTGCGGCGTTTGCGCCTTGGATCCATCGAACCTCAGGAGGTTTCGGATAATCTGATCGGCCTGGTCGCGGACTGCGACAGGCTGTGCCCGCATTTTCATATTCCCTTGCAGGCCGGTGATGACGGTGTCCTGAAGGCCATGAACCGTCATTACTCCGTGGCATTTTTCCGTGAATTGATCCGGCGGCTTAAAACGCGGATTCCCGACGCGGCTGTCGGTCTGGATGTGATTACCGGCTTTCCCGGCGAGAGCGCAGGCGCCTTCGGCCGTACACTGGCACTGGTAGAGGAACTGCCGGTAACCCATCTGCATGTGTTCCCCTTCAGCCGCCGTCCCGGCACGCCGGCCGCCAGCATGAAAGCTCAGGTATCCGGTGCCGTGGCCCGGCAGCGTGCCGCGCTGTTGCGTGAGCTTGGCGAGGAAAAACAGAGCCGGTTCGCTCAAGGCTTTGTTGGCCGACATCTGGAGGTGGTTCTGGAAGGGTGCAATGACGGGGTGCGCAACGGACTGAGCCCGCACTATCTGCCGGTTTCGTTCACCGGCGGCAGCGGCGGAGAAAGGTGCCTGACCCTGCGTATTGACGCAAGCCGCGGCGGGGTGCTGCTGGCCGCCCTGCCGGATTGA
- the mnmA gene encoding tRNA 2-thiouridine(34) synthase MnmA, with product MPKQAKHIAVAMSGGVDSTVVAALLQEQGYQVSGLTMRVWDVSPLADGQDPPHVTDARRAAAHLDIPLHVIDLRDAFRQQVVGPFCDAYHAGRTPNPCVLCNRVFKFRRLIDEADRIGADALATGHYARILDDGGARLLAKGTSLPKDQSYFLFTLTQSQLEKVVFPLGGMDKNEVRAHADRLGLHVAQKGDSQDICFIPDGDYAAFLEREAGMPFVGGDIVHVSGKVLGRHGGTCRFTVGQRRGLGVAWPQPLYVIAIDAAQHRVFVGERECLEVDRLITEGTNWIVAEPPRPLRARCRIRYRHQEAPCTLVVLGGGQVEVRFDAPQTGVAPGQAAVFYDSDRVLGGGWIV from the coding sequence ATGCCGAAGCAAGCAAAACATATCGCGGTGGCGATGAGTGGTGGCGTCGACTCGACCGTTGTCGCTGCCCTGCTGCAGGAGCAGGGTTACCAGGTTTCCGGCCTGACAATGCGGGTTTGGGACGTCAGCCCGCTGGCCGATGGTCAAGACCCGCCTCATGTCACGGATGCACGCAGGGCCGCGGCCCATCTCGATATCCCGCTGCATGTCATCGATCTGCGGGATGCCTTCCGCCAGCAGGTGGTCGGACCTTTCTGCGATGCTTACCATGCCGGACGCACCCCCAATCCCTGCGTGCTTTGCAATCGGGTTTTCAAGTTCCGCCGCCTGATCGACGAAGCGGACCGTATCGGTGCCGACGCGCTGGCGACCGGGCATTACGCCCGCATCCTTGATGATGGCGGAGCCCGCCTTCTGGCCAAGGGTACCAGCCTGCCAAAGGACCAGAGCTACTTTCTTTTTACCTTGACCCAATCGCAGCTGGAAAAGGTTGTTTTTCCGCTCGGAGGGATGGACAAGAACGAAGTGCGGGCCCATGCCGACCGGCTTGGTCTGCATGTGGCGCAAAAAGGTGACAGCCAGGACATCTGCTTCATCCCGGACGGGGATTACGCCGCCTTTCTGGAACGCGAGGCCGGAATGCCCTTCGTCGGCGGGGACATTGTGCATGTCTCCGGCAAGGTGCTTGGCAGGCATGGCGGAACCTGCCGCTTTACCGTCGGACAGCGCCGTGGACTCGGTGTCGCCTGGCCGCAGCCTCTCTACGTAATCGCCATCGACGCCGCGCAGCACCGGGTTTTCGTTGGCGAAAGGGAATGTCTCGAGGTCGACCGGCTCATAACCGAGGGAACCAACTGGATCGTTGCCGAGCCACCACGGCCGCTGCGGGCCCGCTGCCGCATCCGTTATCGGCATCAGGAGGCGCCCTGCACCCTGGTTGTGCTGGGCGGCGGACAGGTGGAAGTGCGGTTCGATGCGCCTCAGACCGGCGTTGCGCCCGGACAGGCCGCCGTGTTTTACGATAGCGACAGGGTGTTAGGCGGGGGCTGGATTGTATGA
- the nifU gene encoding Fe-S cluster assembly scaffold protein NifU — MYSEKVIDHFTNPRNVGEIENADGIGEKVSSSCGDRMKVFLKVEDDIIKDIKFQTYGCGAAIASSSMMSELVLGKTLQEALDLTNDQVADALGGLPAPKLHCSNLAADALHEAIKNYRAAKV, encoded by the coding sequence ATGTATTCGGAGAAGGTCATCGACCATTTTACCAATCCCCGGAATGTCGGTGAAATCGAAAATGCCGACGGCATCGGCGAAAAAGTAAGTTCTTCCTGCGGTGACCGCATGAAAGTGTTTCTCAAGGTCGAGGATGATATCATCAAGGACATCAAGTTCCAGACTTATGGTTGTGGCGCGGCCATCGCTTCCTCTTCCATGATGTCGGAACTGGTGCTGGGAAAAACCCTGCAGGAGGCGCTTGATCTGACCAACGATCAGGTTGCCGACGCTCTTGGAGGGCTGCCAGCGCCCAAACTGCACTGTTCGAACCTGGCGGCTGACGCCCTGCATGAGGCCATCAAGAACTATCGTGCCGCCAAGGTCTGA
- the nifS gene encoding cysteine desulfurase NifS, giving the protein MKRIYMDNNATTAVRPEVLDAMLPFYREHFGNPSSIHWAGRETGAALEAAREKVAKLINCSPAEIVFTSCGSEGNNLAIKGAAEALRERGNHIITTAVEHPAVLSTCKYLEKHGYEVTYLPVDGDGMLDIVALEAAITEKTILVSAMWANNETGTLFPVDKIGAVARNHGICFHTDAVQAVGRVPVDVEAAKVDLLSISGHKIGAPKGVGALYVRKGIRLVPLIHGGHQERNRRGGTHNLPGIVGLGVACDLAGRDLPEVSQRLRRLRDRLEQGLLAAIPESQVNGHPSERLPNTLNVSFNYIEGEAVLLFLDMQGIAASSGSACMSDAFGQSHVIDAMGVDPMMANSAIRFGLGYDNTCEDVDRVLEILPAIVKKLRDMSPFYHERDAASVTA; this is encoded by the coding sequence GTGAAACGGATCTACATGGACAACAATGCCACCACCGCCGTGAGGCCGGAAGTTCTGGACGCCATGCTGCCTTTTTACCGGGAGCATTTCGGCAATCCTTCGAGCATCCACTGGGCGGGGCGGGAAACCGGCGCTGCGCTCGAAGCGGCCCGCGAAAAGGTGGCAAAGCTTATCAATTGCAGCCCGGCGGAGATTGTTTTTACCTCCTGTGGCAGCGAGGGCAACAATCTTGCCATCAAAGGTGCGGCAGAAGCCCTGCGGGAACGCGGCAACCACATCATCACTACCGCTGTGGAGCATCCTGCCGTATTGAGCACCTGCAAATACCTGGAAAAGCATGGCTATGAGGTGACTTATCTGCCCGTGGACGGCGATGGCATGCTGGATATCGTCGCTCTCGAGGCTGCTATCACTGAAAAAACCATTCTGGTTTCCGCCATGTGGGCCAACAACGAAACCGGCACACTGTTCCCCGTCGATAAAATCGGCGCCGTGGCCCGCAACCACGGTATCTGTTTTCACACCGACGCCGTGCAGGCTGTCGGTCGGGTACCGGTCGACGTGGAGGCGGCCAAGGTCGATCTGCTGAGCATTTCCGGTCACAAGATCGGCGCTCCCAAAGGGGTGGGGGCCCTGTATGTGCGCAAGGGCATCCGCCTTGTTCCGCTGATTCACGGGGGACATCAGGAACGCAACCGTCGCGGCGGCACCCATAACCTGCCCGGCATTGTCGGGCTTGGCGTCGCCTGCGACCTGGCCGGTCGCGATCTGCCGGAAGTGTCGCAGAGGTTGCGCCGCCTGCGTGATCGTCTGGAACAGGGACTGCTTGCCGCGATCCCGGAAAGCCAGGTCAACGGTCATCCTAGCGAACGGTTGCCCAATACCTTGAATGTAAGCTTTAATTATATCGAAGGCGAAGCGGTGCTGCTGTTTCTCGATATGCAGGGAATCGCAGCATCTTCCGGATCCGCCTGCATGTCCGATGCTTTCGGGCAGTCCCACGTCATCGACGCCATGGGCGTCGATCCGATGATGGCTAATTCGGCGATCCGGTTTGGCCTCGGTTATGACAATACCTGCGAGGATGTCGACCGGGTGCTGGAGATCCTGCCGGCAATCGTCAAAAAACTTCGCGACATGAGCCCATTTTACCATGAGCGGGATGCCGCCAGCGTTACAGCCTGA
- a CDS encoding RrF2 family transcriptional regulator, with protein MRLSSKAQYAVRAMVRLSLEGTDVPVSSKTIADLEGISLTFLEQIFSKLRRGRIVRSVRGPGGGFVLARPAEKIRVDEIIECVEEPLMPVACMDEEGACLCEELCFTHKVWAGLGRRIKNFLASITLAELTREASLLQGETREQRDI; from the coding sequence ATGCGTTTGTCCAGCAAAGCCCAGTATGCCGTGCGAGCCATGGTGCGCCTCAGCCTCGAAGGCACGGATGTTCCGGTGTCCAGCAAGACCATAGCAGACCTCGAAGGTATATCCCTGACCTTTCTGGAACAGATTTTTTCCAAATTGCGACGCGGCCGGATTGTCAGAAGCGTGCGCGGCCCCGGCGGGGGCTTTGTGCTTGCGCGTCCCGCTGAAAAAATTCGCGTGGATGAAATCATCGAGTGCGTCGAAGAGCCCCTGATGCCGGTTGCCTGCATGGACGAGGAAGGGGCATGCCTTTGCGAGGAGCTGTGTTTTACCCATAAGGTCTGGGCCGGTCTGGGGCGGCGCATCAAGAATTTTCTGGCATCGATCACCCTTGCGGAACTGACTCGCGAGGCATCGCTGCTCCAGGGAGAAACCCGCGAGCAGCGGGATATATGA
- the cysE gene encoding serine O-acetyltransferase has translation MIKTLKEDIRTVFDRDPAVRSVPEILFCYPGFHALFFYRLAHALWVRKVRFLARFVSHLGRMFTGIEIHPGARIGRRFFIDHGMGVVIGETAEIGDDCTLYHGVTLGGTSWAKEKRHPTLGNNIVVGAGAKVLGPFRVGDNSKIGANSVVVREVPDNSTVVGVPGRIVYANGEKIGAQIDLEHGQLPDPEGKALSCMFDQLRALERRVRELEGAGVDKSDPREQKVI, from the coding sequence GTGATTAAAACGCTCAAGGAAGATATCCGGACTGTTTTCGATCGTGATCCGGCGGTACGCAGCGTGCCGGAAATCCTGTTTTGTTATCCGGGGTTTCACGCGCTGTTTTTTTATCGTCTCGCGCACGCCCTGTGGGTGCGCAAGGTGCGTTTTCTGGCGCGCTTTGTGTCCCATCTTGGGCGCATGTTTACCGGCATAGAAATCCATCCCGGGGCCCGCATCGGACGCCGGTTTTTCATTGATCACGGCATGGGCGTGGTTATCGGCGAAACGGCTGAAATCGGTGATGACTGTACCCTTTACCACGGGGTGACGCTCGGCGGGACCTCCTGGGCGAAAGAGAAGCGGCATCCGACTCTTGGCAACAATATCGTCGTGGGTGCCGGAGCAAAGGTGCTGGGTCCTTTCCGGGTCGGCGACAACAGCAAGATCGGAGCCAATTCCGTCGTGGTGCGGGAGGTGCCGGACAATTCCACCGTCGTTGGCGTTCCCGGCCGCATTGTTTATGCCAACGGGGAAAAAATCGGAGCACAGATCGATCTTGAACATGGTCAGTTACCCGACCCGGAAGGTAAAGCACTTTCTTGCATGTTTGACCAGCTGCGGGCTCTGGAACGGCGGGTGCGCGAGCTTGAGGGTGCCGGGGTGGACAAGTCGGACCCCCGGGAGCAGAAGGTTATCTGA
- a CDS encoding acyl-CoA thioesterase produces the protein MKDFRFTMPYRVRIADINYGGHVSNAAVLSFFQDARIGYLGTLGAFSEMDIGGCGLILPEAHVLYRAEMFLQDQLTIGVRVKELKNSSFIMDYRIERDGVLTAEGNTALVAFDYGKRRPCRLPSGFRDAVLSFEPLMGAPTDNDTGK, from the coding sequence TTGAAGGATTTCCGCTTTACCATGCCTTACAGGGTGCGCATTGCCGATATCAATTACGGCGGTCATGTGTCCAACGCCGCCGTTCTGAGTTTTTTTCAGGACGCGCGCATCGGTTATCTCGGCACGCTCGGCGCTTTCAGCGAAATGGATATCGGAGGGTGCGGCCTCATTCTGCCCGAAGCCCATGTTCTGTATCGCGCCGAAATGTTTCTCCAGGATCAACTGACTATCGGAGTTCGGGTCAAGGAACTGAAAAATTCATCCTTTATCATGGATTATCGCATCGAAAGGGACGGAGTTCTGACCGCGGAGGGGAACACGGCCCTGGTCGCGTTTGATTATGGCAAGCGCCGCCCCTGTCGCCTGCCGTCCGGTTTTCGTGACGCCGTGCTGTCGTTTGAACCGCTGATGGGCGCTCCAACGGATAATGACACGGGAAAATAG
- the mutM gene encoding bifunctional DNA-formamidopyrimidine glycosylase/DNA-(apurinic or apyrimidinic site) lyase: MPELPEVETIRRGISPWLLNRTVTQVIVRQDRLRWPVPPDLESCLIGRPFTAVMRRAKYLLLKNAAGWLLIHLGMSGTLRILESTAGVTLHDHVDLLLDNRRCLRLNDPRRFGAVLWVDGSPEEHPLLAHLGPEPFSEAFDGALLYARSRGRALAVKNFIMDQRIVVGVGNIYASEALFRAGIHPARPAGRISRARYDALAVAVREVLSAAIEAGGTSLRDFTNEHGRPGYFSQQLLVYGKKGQACVQCGAVIRCEVIGQRSSYFCPHCQR; encoded by the coding sequence ATGCCTGAGTTGCCTGAAGTCGAAACCATACGGCGGGGGATCAGTCCCTGGCTGCTGAACCGGACGGTAACCCAGGTCATTGTGCGTCAGGACCGGCTGCGCTGGCCGGTACCCCCCGACCTGGAAAGCTGCCTGATCGGCCGGCCTTTTACCGCCGTTATGCGCCGGGCCAAGTATCTGCTGTTGAAAAATGCCGCAGGCTGGCTGTTGATTCACCTGGGCATGAGCGGTACATTGCGTATCCTGGAGTCGACGGCGGGCGTGACGCTTCACGATCATGTCGATCTGCTGCTGGATAACCGGCGCTGCCTGCGGTTAAATGATCCCCGGCGTTTCGGTGCGGTATTGTGGGTCGATGGCAGCCCCGAAGAGCACCCGCTGCTGGCTCATCTCGGACCCGAACCTTTTTCGGAGGCTTTTGACGGAGCGCTGCTGTATGCCCGCTCGCGGGGTCGCGCGCTGGCCGTCAAGAATTTCATTATGGACCAGCGCATCGTGGTTGGCGTCGGCAATATCTACGCCAGCGAAGCGCTGTTTCGTGCAGGCATCCATCCCGCCCGGCCGGCCGGCCGGATCTCCCGTGCTCGCTATGACGCGCTGGCCGTGGCGGTGCGGGAAGTGCTGTCCGCCGCCATCGAGGCTGGAGGCACCAGCTTGCGCGATTTTACCAACGAGCACGGCCGACCGGGGTATTTCAGCCAGCAACTGCTGGTTTACGGTAAAAAAGGACAGGCGTGCGTGCAATGCGGCGCCGTCATACGTTGTGAAGTCATCGGCCAGCGCAGCAGTTATTTCTGCCCTCATTGTCAGCGCTGA
- a CDS encoding sodium-dependent transporter: MDARSSTRKGWASRAGFVLAAAGSAVGLGNIWKFPYITGTYGGGAFVLVYLGCILLLGLPIMVAELIIGRCGQRDAIGSFLVLEGPDSRWKWVGAVSVVAAFLLLAFYSVVAGWSFDYVFKAASGEFSKGGTEQIGGLFLKLTASAFRGLFWQALFLAATAGIVIGGIRGGIERWSKILMPALFGLLILLFLHSMFSPGGMLALRFLFTPDFSLLTPRALLGALGHAFFTLSLGAGVMITYGSYLDAEADLFGLSFRIAALDTLVALLASLTIFSVVFSAGMPIDGGPGLVFKTLPILFLQLPFGKLLALLFFLLLAFAALTSAISMLEVVVAYAVDEWCWPRGRATGVVGLAAFFLGIPCGLSFNVLKGFALLPGHTVFESLDLLVSSYMLPLGG; the protein is encoded by the coding sequence ATGGACGCTCGTTCCTCGACTCGTAAAGGGTGGGCCAGTCGGGCGGGTTTCGTTCTGGCCGCGGCCGGCAGCGCGGTCGGTCTTGGAAATATATGGAAGTTCCCTTACATAACAGGTACTTATGGCGGCGGCGCATTTGTCCTGGTTTACCTTGGGTGTATCCTGTTGCTGGGATTGCCGATCATGGTTGCCGAGTTGATCATTGGTCGCTGCGGTCAACGTGACGCCATCGGTTCTTTTCTGGTTCTCGAGGGACCGGACAGTCGCTGGAAATGGGTTGGCGCTGTCAGTGTGGTGGCTGCGTTTTTGCTGCTGGCGTTCTATTCCGTGGTGGCGGGATGGAGTTTTGATTATGTCTTCAAGGCCGCCAGCGGCGAGTTTTCAAAAGGGGGAACGGAACAGATCGGCGGCCTGTTCCTGAAGCTCACCGCCTCCGCTTTTCGGGGGCTGTTCTGGCAGGCGCTGTTTCTTGCAGCGACCGCCGGCATTGTGATCGGCGGCATACGGGGCGGCATCGAGCGCTGGAGCAAGATTCTCATGCCCGCCCTGTTCGGGTTGCTGATTCTGTTGTTTCTGCATAGTATGTTTTCGCCGGGCGGGATGTTGGCGCTGCGGTTTCTGTTTACGCCGGATTTTTCCTTGCTCACTCCCCGAGCCCTGCTCGGTGCTTTGGGTCACGCTTTTTTCACCCTGTCGCTCGGGGCGGGGGTGATGATCACCTACGGTTCCTATCTCGATGCCGAAGCCGACCTGTTCGGTCTTTCCTTTCGTATTGCCGCGCTCGACACGCTGGTGGCCCTGCTGGCCTCGCTGACCATTTTTTCCGTCGTGTTTTCCGCCGGGATGCCCATTGACGGGGGACCGGGACTGGTGTTCAAGACCCTGCCCATTCTTTTTCTGCAGCTTCCTTTCGGCAAACTGCTTGCACTGCTGTTTTTTCTGCTGCTGGCTTTTGCCGCTCTGACTTCGGCCATTTCCATGCTGGAAGTAGTTGTCGCCTATGCGGTCGATGAATGGTGCTGGCCCAGAGGACGCGCTACCGGCGTCGTTGGTCTGGCGGCGTTTTTCCTCGGTATCCCCTGCGGATTGTCATTCAACGTTCTCAAAGGATTCGCCTTGTTGCCAGGGCACACGGTGTTCGAATCTCTCGATCTGCTCGTGTCCTCCTACATGCTGCCCCTTGGGGGCTGA
- a CDS encoding YchJ family metal-binding protein encodes MIDRAGMADNSGKNAHMLQEAAQLVLNRCEAFRRNDFRFIFSTYHKDAPFLQAFATCEEYLQYARQHLQGAFRILSCRVIGMRSVAGDEAQVLFCLEVACSGVVQSTVELACIRRVGEKLHYHSGAKRNLSEFSGRVENITFEDFLDSDSLLFF; translated from the coding sequence ATGATCGATAGGGCAGGTATGGCGGACAACAGCGGAAAAAATGCTCACATGCTTCAGGAAGCCGCGCAACTGGTACTGAACCGATGCGAGGCATTTCGTAGAAATGACTTCAGGTTTATTTTTTCAACTTATCACAAAGACGCCCCTTTTTTGCAGGCCTTCGCCACTTGTGAGGAATATCTCCAATATGCAAGGCAGCATTTGCAGGGGGCTTTCCGGATCCTTTCCTGCCGGGTGATAGGAATGCGGAGTGTTGCTGGCGATGAAGCCCAGGTGCTGTTCTGTCTGGAGGTTGCCTGCAGCGGCGTGGTGCAGAGCACCGTGGAACTGGCCTGCATCAGGCGCGTAGGAGAAAAGTTGCATTATCATTCGGGGGCCAAGCGCAATCTGTCGGAATTCTCCGGTCGGGTCGAGAACATTACATTCGAGGATTTCCTGGATTCCGATTCGCTGCTTTTTTTCTGA